One Pseudochaenichthys georgianus chromosome 7, fPseGeo1.2, whole genome shotgun sequence DNA segment encodes these proteins:
- the wnt5a gene encoding protein Wnt-5a, with protein sequence MNLGLGCVCRPGSWPYGSLLDSRHCVFALTLLTLLMQVVVEANSWWSLAMNPLLIPEAYIIGAQPLCSQLVGLSQGQKKLCQLYQDHMQYIGEGAKTGIRECQYQFRQRRWNCSTVDNSSVFGRVMQIGSRETAFTYAISAAGVVNAVSRACREGELSSCGCSRAARPKDLPRDWLWGGCGDNLNYGYRFSKEFVDAREREKSFPKGSYESARLMMNIHNNEAGRRTVSDLANVSCKCHGVSGSCSLKTCWLQLADFRKVGEALKEKYDSAAAMKLNTRGKLVQMHSKFNAPTSHDLVYIESSPDYCLKNQSTGSLGTVGRLCNKTSEGMDGCELMCCGRGYDQYKAQIVERCHCKFHWCCYVKCKRCTKIVDQFVCK encoded by the exons ATGAACCTGGGGCTGGGCTGTGTGTGTCGGCCGGGGAGCTGGCCCTATGGCAGCTTGTTGGACTCCAGACACTGCGTCTTTGCCCTCACACTCCTCACACTCCTCATGCAGGTGGTGGTGGAGGCCAATTCTTGGTG GTCTCTGGCCATGAACCCTTTACTGATCCCCGAAGCCTACATCATCGGAGCCCAGCCTCTGTGCAGCCAGCTGGTGGGCCTGTCGCAGGGCCAGAAGAAGCTGTGCCAGCTCTACCAGGACCACATGCAGTACATCGGTGAAGGTGCCAAGACCGGCATCAGAGAGTGCCAGTACCAGTTCAGACAGCGGCGCTGGAACTGCAGCACTGTGGACAACTCTTCTGTTTTCGGACGGGTCATGCAAATAG GCAGCCGAGAAACAGCCTTCACTTATGCCATCAGTGCGGCAGGAGTGGTGAACGCGGTGAGCCGTGCCTGCAGAGAGGGTGAGCTCTCCAGCTGTGGGTGCAGCCGTGCAGCTCGCCCCAAGGACCTGCCGCGAGACTGGCTGTGGGGCGGCTGCGGAGACAACCTCAACTATGGCTACAGGTTCTCCAAGGAGTTTGTGGACGCACGTGAGAGGGAGAAGAGCTTCCCGAAAGGCTCATATGAGAGCGCCCGTCTGATGATGAATATACACAATAACGAGGCTGGAAGGAGG ACGGTGTCCGACCTTGCCAACGTGTCCTGCAAGTGCCACGGTGTGTCAGGCTCCTGCAGCCTGAAGACTTGCTGGCTACAGCTGGCTGACTTCCGAAAGGTGGGCGAAGCGCTGAAGGAAAAGTATGACAGCGCTGCTGCCATGAAGCTCAACACGCGTGGAAAGCTGGTGCAGATGCACAGCAAGTTCAACGCCCCCACGAGCCACGACCTGGTATACATCGAGTCCAGTCCAGACTACTGCCTGAAGAACCAGAGCACGGGCTCCCTGGGCACAGTGGGACGCCTTTGCAACAAGACCTCGGAGGGCATGGATGGGTGCGAGCTGATGTGCTGCGGCCGCGGGTACGACCAGTACAAGGCACAGATAGTGGAGCGCTGCCACTGCAAGTTCCACTGGTGCTGCTACGTCAAGTGCAAGCGCTGCACCAAAATCGTAGACCAATTCGTCTGCAAGTGA